Proteins encoded together in one Cicer arietinum cultivar CDC Frontier isolate Library 1 chromosome 4, Cicar.CDCFrontier_v2.0, whole genome shotgun sequence window:
- the LOC105851916 gene encoding uncharacterized protein, which yields MSVSNDKIPNNLPILDSKNYDKWHKQMKVLFGYQDVLDMITDGITPLGKEATTAQEAKFKEDKKKDYNALFLIHSCVDSDNFEKVGDCDSAKTAWGILEKAYAGVNKAKVVRLQTHKRQFELLQMEDKETINDYVTRVTRLGNQMNSCGEAISEQNFVSKVLRSLTPRFDNIVVAIEESKDLKTMTKDELQSSLEAHEQRMDERGNDKAKAGVALQARFNEKNKKSKGKWLSRGKKNFQNFDGKESQNSRKGEGSSKGGGQDNYKPFDKSTKKCYNCQKLGHFARKCRAKPRANYADEAKVAMQDVDYDNTVLVMITEENYGIKEVLDSNCDKRKLLDNNYCSPEKSAITQSEKNAMVTVRDGAQGRNEWYLDSGCSTHMTGRKDWFVKIN from the coding sequence ATGTCCGTTTCCAATGACAAAATTCCTAACAACCTTCCGATTCTTGATTCGAAGAATTATGacaaatggcacaaacaaaTGAAAGTTTTGTTTGGATATCAAGATGTTCTTGATATGATTACCGATGGCATTACTCCTCTTGGTAAAGAGGCTACAACAGCTCAAGAAGCGAAATTCAAGGAAGACAAGAAGAAAGACTACAATGCCCTTTTCTTGATCCATTCTTGCGTCGATAGTGACAACTTCGAAAAAGTTGGCGATTGCGACTCGGCGAAGACAGCTTGGGGTATTCTTGAGAAAGCTTATGCTGGTGTGAATAAGGCGAAGGTGGTGAGATTACAAACTCATAAGCGGCAGTTTGAGTTACTTCAAATGGAAGACAAGGAAACGATTAACGATTACGTGACGCGTGTGACACGCTTGGGGAATCAAATGAATTCGTGTGGTGAAGCCATTTCCGAACAGAATTTTGTGTCGAAGGTATTGCGTTCTTTAACACCAAGATTCGATAATATTGTGGTGGCGATTGAGGAATCGAAGGATCTCAAGACGATGACGAAAGATGAACTTCAAAGTTCATTGGAAGCTCATGAACAAAGGATGGACGAAAGAGGAAACGATAAAGCCAAAGCGGGAGTTGCTTTGCAAGCCCGTTTCAACGAGAAGAATAAGAAATCGAAAGGGAAATGGCTTTCTAGAGGAAAGAAAAACTTCCAGAATTTTGATGGAAAAGAGTCACAAAATTCAAGGAAAGGTGAGGGCAGTTCCAAAGGTGGTGGTCAAGACAACTACAAGCCGTTCGACAAAAGCACCAAGAAGTGTTACAATTGTCAAAAACTTGGGCATTTCGCAAGAAAGTGTAGAGCGAAACCAAGGGCGAATTATGCTGATGAGGCTAAGGTTGCTATGCAAGACGTGGATTATGATAACACGGTTCTTGTAATGATCACGGAAGAGAACTATGGCATCAAAGAGGTGCTGGACAGCAACTGTGACAAGAGGAAGTTGCTGGACAACAACTATTGCAGTCCAGAAAAATCTGCAATAACGCAATCGGAGAAAAATGCAATGGTAACAGTTCGAGATGGAGCTCAAGGGAGAAATGAGTGGTACTTGGACTCAGGTTGTTCGACACATATGACGGGAAGAAAGGATTGGTTCGTGAAGATCAATTAA